One segment of Leptospirillum ferrooxidans C2-3 DNA contains the following:
- a CDS encoding B12-binding domain-containing radical SAM protein — MVPSDTTGTLSGALPVLDLNVQDDHHAPLPPAVLKRVLFIWLPVSPIFPVGIGYLVNWLHRMHPEVEMEVLDMTQIAENSYQEALFAAIDRFKPDLLAYSWRDVQIFAPHEGDNSLRRAFEFYYAPKISTRVRAAIDGIRMVWKYRTEFHRKLRLIRSGAKRAPNATVMVGGGAFSVFAEQIIPLLPEGVIGVVGEGEDALIKVVEGRSCDDDRVIYRKAGKTIRGKKEGSVQIRRAPYDLAYVEKVFPGHAFYHRRMIGIQTKRGCPYGCSFCLYTYIEGKRVFYRDPEDVVSEMRQYYEKWGIRNFWFADAQFIPGVKAIPEARALLEAIRDSGMKITWSGYIRTSLISPDLATLMVESGMGDLEVSITSGSQEILDSLRMGFKLSTLIEGCRNLQDAGYKGNIILNYSLNAPGETEETLREAIESYRTTCQIFGEDRVYPMVFFLAVQPHTAFEKKLIREGYLSSDYDPIDLNPMTIRKLLYNPGKLGALIARACLAAWDEEPMKIGRAVMRELDARLGPSSRPQSPSSPPVHSVGVPSLS; from the coding sequence ATGGTGCCGTCTGATACGACCGGAACTCTGTCCGGAGCCCTTCCCGTCCTGGATCTGAATGTCCAGGATGATCATCATGCCCCACTTCCCCCGGCAGTTCTCAAACGAGTGCTTTTCATCTGGCTTCCTGTCAGTCCGATCTTTCCTGTAGGGATAGGCTATCTGGTGAATTGGCTTCACCGGATGCATCCGGAGGTTGAGATGGAAGTTCTCGACATGACCCAAATTGCTGAGAACAGCTATCAAGAAGCTCTTTTTGCCGCCATCGACCGTTTTAAGCCGGACCTTCTGGCCTATTCCTGGAGAGATGTCCAGATTTTCGCTCCCCATGAAGGAGATAACTCTCTCCGTCGGGCGTTCGAGTTTTATTATGCCCCAAAGATATCGACCCGGGTTCGTGCCGCCATTGATGGTATCCGGATGGTCTGGAAGTATCGTACGGAGTTCCACCGGAAGCTTCGACTGATCCGATCGGGTGCAAAGCGGGCCCCAAATGCCACGGTCATGGTTGGTGGGGGCGCTTTTTCCGTGTTTGCCGAACAGATCATTCCACTCCTTCCTGAGGGTGTGATCGGTGTCGTTGGGGAGGGTGAAGATGCCCTGATCAAGGTTGTGGAAGGACGTTCCTGTGATGATGATCGGGTCATTTACAGAAAGGCTGGAAAAACGATAAGGGGAAAAAAGGAAGGATCTGTCCAGATCCGTCGGGCTCCCTACGACCTTGCCTATGTCGAAAAGGTTTTTCCCGGACATGCCTTCTATCATCGGAGAATGATTGGCATCCAGACAAAAAGGGGCTGTCCTTACGGATGCTCTTTTTGCCTCTATACCTATATTGAGGGGAAGCGGGTTTTTTATCGGGATCCCGAAGATGTTGTTTCTGAAATGCGCCAATATTATGAAAAATGGGGAATCCGGAATTTCTGGTTTGCCGATGCACAGTTTATTCCCGGTGTGAAAGCCATTCCAGAGGCAAGGGCCCTCCTTGAGGCGATCAGGGACTCCGGGATGAAGATCACCTGGAGCGGATATATCCGGACAAGTCTCATCTCTCCGGATCTTGCCACCTTGATGGTCGAGTCCGGAATGGGAGACCTTGAAGTTTCGATCACCTCAGGATCTCAGGAGATTCTGGACAGTCTTCGCATGGGCTTTAAACTTTCAACCCTTATTGAAGGATGCCGAAATCTGCAGGATGCCGGATACAAGGGAAATATCATCCTGAATTATTCCCTGAACGCTCCCGGTGAAACGGAAGAGACACTTCGGGAGGCGATCGAATCTTACCGGACAACCTGCCAGATCTTTGGTGAAGACAGAGTCTACCCGATGGTGTTTTTTCTGGCGGTCCAACCCCATACTGCCTTCGAGAAAAAGCTGATTCGAGAAGGCTATCTCTCATCGGATTACGATCCGATCGATCTGAACCCGATGACGATTCGAAAGCTTCTTTATAATCCGGGAAAATTGGGCGCCCTGATTGCCCGAGCCTGTCTTGCGGCCTGGGATGAGGAGCCGATGAAGATCGGAAGGGCGGTCATGAGAGAGCTCGATGCCAGATTGGGCCCATCTTCCCGACCACAATCCCCGTCTTCCCCTCCAGTGCATTCGGTGGGGGTTCCGAGTCTGTCCTGA